The Quercus robur chromosome 7, dhQueRobu3.1, whole genome shotgun sequence genome has a segment encoding these proteins:
- the LOC126693542 gene encoding TMV resistance protein N-like has product MGMEADSSSFPSSSSSSSTAQRKYDVFLSFRGEDTRNNFMDHLFNALKGKGIHTFRDDEELKKGKAIGPELLEAIKESKFAVIILSKDYASSTWCLDELAHIIFCKEEKGMTVLPVFHYVDPSDVRKQRKTFEQAFVEYEKKENKERVEKWRVALRQVGNLAGWHLKDTRPESQDIQEIVGCISLNLKYDAFPYITKELVGIYSPVVELESCLAVGSNDVRFIGIWAMGGMGKTTLARVVYHMVSKEFEAHGFIKDVRKKFENYGCVPLQQKIIDDILKDKDLKIEEEYDGVLKIKSRLSRKKILLVLDDVDKPKQLKMLSGEHDWFGPGTRIIITARDKHVLEAHGVDTIYEVKGLNDENALQLFCSKAFRKKHVLDDYIELSNHFLKYAGGLPLALEVLGSFLFGKSSVEWKIALERLKEFPEEVILQVLQISFDGLQKPQKEIFLHIACFFNHQKKDHVVEKLDILGLYPVLGLEELIDKSLLKIMYDDMVWMHDLLEEMGRNLVFQECLDDPGKRSRLWVYKDIDKVLEKNKGTEAIQAMDILSTYNEEKEARWNPKAFLKMENLKFLRICGNHRVPTHLPNDLRILDWISYPSKSLPSSFQLDELVQLYLQQSKIEQLWIGIKNFDKLKFIDLASSLNLIITPDFTGVPNLEKLVLSNCTKLRELHSSIGILKKLILLDLRRCRKLSCLPRKFEMESLVTLELSGCFDIEKIPEFVGNMGCLQELKLDGTGIKELPSSIEGLIGLTSLSLAYCDDLVCLPSAICSLKSLESLDLSWCLKIDKLPKNLGNVKGLKVLKLSGTAIKELPSSIEHMTSLTLLTFNKCKNLVCLPNSIFSLKLGNSLDLAGCSKFDNLPENLGNVEGLEKLDLSGTAIKELPSSIEHLTSLTLLSLKNCKNLVCLPSTICCLKLLNSLDLSGCSKFDRLPENLGNVEGLEFLDLSGTSIKEVPSSIVLLKNLKELLVHGLKETLFSFNSMPTSHIAVGLLLPSLSGLHSLIYLDLCDCDLSSIPNDIGNLSSLARLNLCGNNFVSLPKSISQLSNLQTLHLEGCKRLQSLENVPSTIEFVIANNCTSLERLPELQNHPFRSCPSRLLFTYLNCFKLVDNIQSGSNMLQGQSGRLPNMLEIIIPGGEIPKGFSPARFILKSPPRSKLQVLTGHTWKIQLQVPSCGCDELMGIALCIVFVPNGSYQSSCAFEVHGFRGAVPVKSDFAINYGKFESLTMLDSGFMTNYGKVESPHLWLLYLSTHYSGSNWGETFSQIDANGAHQFEIEISSPEYEVEKVGFHLVYKQDIEDPNQTMAQCSNNSMLYEDLGDLHNDHSNSAAEGFRNKRSNDGDDGAGPSRKGYSDEEPQPERIHRLVRFMADSEDSSQREIFYFREWIFRLLCWCARDKRQ; this is encoded by the exons ATGGGCATGGAAGCTGACTCGTCCTCTTTCCcaagttcttcttcttcttcttctactgcTCAAAGGAAGTATGACGTCTTCCTCAGTTTCAGAGGCGAGGACACCCGCAACAATTTTATGGATCATCTATTTAATGCTTTGAAAGGCAAAGGCATTCACACTTTTAGAGACGATGAAGAACTTAAGAAAGGGAAAGCCATTGGACCAGAGTTGTTGGAAGCCATAAAAGAATCCAAATTTGCTGTAATCATTCTCTCAAAAGACTACGCATCTTCAACTTGGTGCTTGGATGAACTTGCACACATCATTTTTTGCAAGGAAGAGAAGGGAATGACAGTTTTGCCTGTTTTTCATTATGTCGATCCATCTGATGTACgaaaacaaaggaaaacttTTGAACAGgcttttgttgaatatgaaaaaAAGGAGAACAAAGAGAGGGTCGAGAAATGGAGAGTTGCTCTGAGACAAGTGGGCAACCTCGCTGGATGGCATTTAAAGGATACTAG GCCTGAGTCACAAGATATCCAAGAAATTGTGGGATGCATATCACTTAACTTGAAATATGATGCATTCCCATATATTACCAAAGAGCTAGTAGGAATATACTCTCCAGTGGTGGAATTGGAGTCGTGTTTAGCTGTAGGGTCAAATGATGTTCGCTTCATAGGAATTTGGGCTATGGGGGGAATGGGTAAGACAACTCTTGCTAGAGTTGTTTATCATATGGTTTCTAAAGAATTTGAAGCTCATGGTTTTATTAAGGATGTTaggaaaaaatttgaaaattatggtTGTGTTCCTCTACAACAGAAAATTATTGATGACATTTTGAAGGATAAGGATTTGAAAATAGAAGAGGAGTATGATGGAGTTCTCAAGATCAAGAGTAGGTTAAGTCGTAAAAagattcttcttgttcttgatgaTGTAGATAAACCgaaacaattaaaaatgttATCTGGGGAGCATGATTGGTTTGGTCCCGGCACTAGAATTATCATAACAGCAAGAGATAAGCATGTGTTGGAGGCACATGGAGTGGATACAATATATGAAGTTAAAGGATTGAATGATGAaaatgctcttcagcttttttGCTCGAAAGCTTTTAGAAAAAAGCATGTACTTGATGATTATATAGAGCTGTCTAATCATTTTTTGAAGTATGCTGGTGGCCTTCCCTTAGCTCTTGAGGTTTtgggttcttttttgtttggaaaaagtAGTGTCGAATGGAAAATTGCGTTAGAGAGACTCAAAGAATTTCCTGAGGAAGTAATTCTCCAAGTACTTCAAATAAGTTTTGATGGACTGCAAAAGCCACAAAAGGAAATATTCTTGCATATTGCATGCTTTTTTAATCATCAGAAGAAAGATCATGTAGTAGAAAAACTAGATATTCTTGGCCTTTACCCTGTTCTTGGATTGGAGGAACTCATTGATAAATCTCTCTTAAAAATTATGTATGACGATATGGTGTGGATGCATGATTTACTTGAAGAAATGGGTAGGAACCTAGTTTTTCAAGAGTGCCTTGATGATCCTGGGAAGCGTAGTAGACTGTGGGTTTATAAGGACATTGACAAAGtgttagaaaaaaataag GGAACAGAAGCAATTCAAGCCATGGATATTTTAAGTACttataatgaagaaaaagaggcaCGTTGGAACCCTAAGGCCTTTTTGAAGATGGAGAATCTTAAATTTCTTAGAATTTGTGGCAATCACCGTGTCCCCACACATCTTCCTAATGATTTAAGAATTCTTGATTGGATTTCATATCCTTCAAAATCTTTGCCATCAAGTTTCCAGCTAGATGAGCTTGTTCAACTTTATTTACAACAGAGCAAAATTGAACAACTTTGGATAGGAATAAAG aattttgacaagttgaagttCATTGATTTGGCTAGCTCCTTAAACCTAATCATAACCCCTGACTTTACCGGAGTGCCAAATCTTGAGAAATTAGTTTTGTCAAATTGCACAAAGTTACGCGAGCTTCACTCATCCATTGGGATTCTAAAAAAACTTATTCTTCTTGATCTAAGACGTTGCCGAAAACTAAGTTGTCTTCCAAGAAAGTTTGAAATGGAGTCACTCGTGACTCTTGAACTTTCTGGTTGCTTTGACATCGAGAAAATTCCAGAATTTGTTGGAAACATGGGATGCTTACAAGAGCTGAAATTGGATGGCACTGGTATTAAGGAACTACCTTCATCAATTGAAGGCTTGATTGGCTTGACTTCACTATCTCTAGCATATTGTGATGATCTTGTGTGTCTTCCTAGCGCCATTTGTAGTTTGAAATCACTTGAATCTCTTGATCTTTCTTGGTGCTTAAAAATTGACAAATTGCCAAAGAACCTAGGGAATGTCAAAGGTCTAAAGGTGCTTAAGTTGAGTGGAACAGCTATAAAAGAGCTCCCTTCATCAATTGAACATATGACAAGCCTTACTTTACTAACTtttaataaatgtaaaaatctTGTGTGTCTTCCAAATTCCATTTTTAGTTTGAAGTTGGGTAATTCTCTTGATCTTGCTGGATGCTCAAAATTTGACAACTTGCCAGAGAACCTAGGGAATGTTGAAGGTTTGGAGAAGCTTGATTTGAGTGGAACAGCTATTAAAGAGCTGCCTTCATCGATTGAACATTTGACAAGCCTTACTTTATTGTctctaaaaaattgtaaaaaccttGTGTGTCTTCCTAGCACCATTTGTTGTTTGAAGTTGCTTAATTCTCTTGATCTTTCTGGATGCTCAAAATTTGACAGGTTGCCAGAGAATTTGGGGAATGTAGAAGGTTTGGAGTTCCTTGATTTGAGTGGAACTTCTATAAAAGAAGTTCCTTCCTCCATTGTTCTCcttaaaaatctcaaagaaCTTCTTGTCCATGGATTGAAAGaaacattattttcatttaattccATGCCAACGAGTCATATTGCTGTGGGCTTATTGTTGCCTTCCTTATCAGGTCTGCATTCCTTAATATACTTGGATCTTTGTGACTGCGATCTTTCATCAATCCCCAATGATATTGGCAACTTGTCTTCTTTAGCACGCTTAAATCTATGtggaaataattttgtttcCCTTCCTAAAAGCATCTCTCAACTCTCTAACCTTCAAACACTCCATTTAGAGGGTTGCAAAAGGCTTCAATCATTGGAAAATGTTCCATCAACTATTGAATTCGTAATTGCAAACAATTGTACTTCACTGGAGAGATTGCCAGAACTACAAAATCATCCTTTTAGGTCATGTCCCTCCCGTTTGCTTTTCACGTATCTCAACTGCTTCAAATTGGTTGACAATATTCAAAGTGGAAGTAACATGcttcag GGACAAAGTGGTAGACTACCAAACATGTTAGAGATTATTATTCCTGGAGGTGAAATTCCAAAAGGGTTTAGCCCTGCAAGGTTTATTTTGAAAAGTCCCCCTCGAAGTAAGCTTCAAGTGTTGACGGGTCATACATGGAAGATACAACTACAAGTGCCGTCTTGTGGGTGTGATGAGTTGATGGGAATTGCGTTGTGCATTGTTTTTGTACCCAACGGGTCATATCAAAGTAGTTGTGCATTTGAGGTACATGGATTTCGAGGGGCAGTTCCAGTAAAATCTGATTTTGCAATAAATTATGGTAAATTTGAGTCACTTACCATGCTAGACTCTGGATTTATGACAAATTATGGTAAAGTTGAATCACCTCACCTTTGGTTGCTCTATTTGTCCACTCACTATTCTGGCTCCAATTGGGGAGAAACATTTAGTCAAATTGATGCGAATGGTGCTCATCAATTTGAGATTGAAATATCTTCCCCAGAATATGAGGTGGAAAAAGTTGGGTTCCATTTGGTATACAAGCAAGACATCGAGGATCCCAATCAAACTATGGCACAATGCAGCAACAACAGTATGCTCTATGAGGATCTGGGTGATCTCCATAATGATCATTCCAATTCAGCTGCAGAAGGTTTCAGAAATAAGCGAAGCAATGACGGGGATGATGGGGCTGGACCTAGCAGAAAAGGCTACTCTGATGAGGAACCACAGCCAGAGAGGATTCATAGACTCGTAAGATTTATGGCTGATTCTGAGGATTCTAGTCAAAGGGAAATTTTTTACTTCA GAGAATGGATATTTCGGTTACTTTGTTGGTGTGCAAGAGACAAAAGACAATAG